The segment GGAAGCCAAGCCCGGAGCCGCGGAGCCCGAGGTCGGTGTCCCCTCGTCATTGTCTCCCTCCTCACCTTCTTCTTGGATTGAGACTGATGTGGAGGAGCGCGTCTACACCCCGTCCAATGCGGATATCGGGCTAAGGCTCAAGCTTCATTGCACCCCAGGCCATGGGCAGCGCTTTGGGCCCAGGCGGGAGTTGGAAAGTGTATGTGTGGTAGAGGCTGGGCCTGGCACCTGCACTTTTGACCACCGGCATCTCTACACGAAGAAGGTGACGGAGGACGCTCTCATCCGCACTGTCTCTCACAACATCCTGGCAGACACGTACGCGCAGACTGAGTTCTCGCGAACGGTTCTGTACCCATACTGCGCCCCCTAGGCCCTGGAGCTCGACTACCGCCAGAACCTTATCCAGAAGGAACTCACCAGCTACAACGCGGATGTCATCTGTTTGCAGGAGGTTGACCGCGCAGTGTTTTCTGACAGCCTGGTACCCGCCTTAGAGGCCTTCGGGCTAGAGGGGGTGTTTCGAATCAAGCAGCACGAAGGCCTGGCCACTTTCTACCGAAAGTCTAAGTTCAGCCTTCTTAGCCAGCATGACATTTCATTCTACGAAGCCCTCGAGTCCGACCCACTTCACAAAGAACTGCTGGAGAAACTAGTTTTGTACCCATCAGCGCAGGAGAAGGTGCTCCAGAGATCTTCTGTTCTTCAGGTTTCAGTTCTTCAGTCTACCAAGGACTCTTCTAAAAGGATATGTGTTGCTAATACCCATCTTTACTGGCATCCTAAAGGTGGGTATATTCGCCTCATTCAAATGGCAGTAGCCTTGGCTCACATTAGACATGTTTCATGTGATCTGTATCCTGGCACACCAGTTATATATTGTGGGGACTTTAATAGTACACCATCAACAGGAATGTATCATTTTGTCATCAATGGCAACATTCCAGAGGATCATGAAGACTGGGCTTCCAATGGGGAGGAGGAAAGATGCAACATGTCTCTTACGCATTTCTTCAATCTGAAAAGTGCTTGTGGTGAACCTGCTTACACAAATTATGTTGGTGGCTTTCATGGATGTCTAGATTACATTTTCATTGACTTAAACGCTTTAGAGGTTGAACAGGTGATTCCATTACCTAGTCACGAAGAAGTTACCACCCGCCAGGCCTTACCTAGTGTTTACCATCCCTCTGATCACATAGCACTTGTATGtgatttaaaatggaaatagatgTGTGTTTAATGGAATTGAAGTCTGAAAAGGATGTAGTTGTTTTAGCAGAAAATTTAATATGAATCAAAGCTTATATGTAACCTTCAAAGAGGAATGGTAAAATGTTCAACCCTCATAGTTATGTTACCAGTCTTCATTATGAAACTGTTGATAATGTTTGCATCATACATCTTCTCTTTCCTTGTTTTCCTCTACAATTGGAGgagaaacaaatatatttattactagcaaaatagaaaattgaattatttttctccaactTGAGACTCTCAGAAAAGGAAGATTGAATTatcgtgttttttgtttgttttttttttgagatggagtttcactcttgttgcccaagctggagtgcaatggcacaatctcggctcactgcagcctctgccccctgggtttaagccattctcctgcctcagcctcccaagtagctgagattacaggcatgcgccaccacacctggctaatttttgtgtttttagtagacatggggtttcgccatgttggccaggctggtgtcgaactcctgacctcgggtgatccacccgcctcggcctcccaaagtgttaggattacaggcgtgagccaccatgcctggcccttgtgTACATTTTTATAAGAGAATTTTTTTAGCTAGTAgttcagaatttttaaagtaccatttgaattatcttaatttttctttcatgacaACACATTCCAAAATGAATCGTGCTTATGTACTAAGAGGGAAAATGTATATAAGTTAAGGGTGAGAGACTTAAGTTATAGGTGACCTTAGAGACCTAAGGTGAGAGACTTGACACATGGAAGGAGTAACATTAGGGTCTACCTCTACCTCAATTTAGTTAGCGATTTACTACAATTTCAGAGCtttaacaaaagataaaaataaatcatcacCAACTGTTATTGCTTCTCATCTTTCATTTTTCAATGAACAAGTAAGgtattttcattcttatttttaggaTTTTAGTTTTTAGTGTATGGTACAAATGAACACAGTTTATATTCTAATTCTTACTGcagctcattttaatttttaggatGCAAGCACAATTTAGTATTCAAAGTGAGTAGCAACATATTCAGCTTGATCCCATTGTCTTTAGTTACTCTTGCCCATGAAAAATGTTCATAAATGAACAGGGTATTTGACCATATGATATTAGAAAATATAGCACATTACTTTATGAAAAACTATCTACTGATATGGGCTTGAAATTTTGGATGAATCATTGAGCATATCTATGCTAGaagtaatttcaaaatttttggtttttataaacaggaaaaaaggtgAGTAGTGGGACTTATAAGCATCTCTGAAATAAAAAACTATTCTTTTTACAGACAAGCATTATAGTTTGAGTTACAGACaacagtgtgtatatatgtaatatatatatagtaaaaggaaatttaaatatgaagccaaactttttaaaattagaaactacAAATGGTTATACTGATTACTGTCTAGCCTAGAGTGGTAAACCAGGTTTTACTAATTCAATTatcaaatacattatttataatgCATTAGCTGTATTAGCTGTTGCTTTTTTGATGTTCAGGATAACTATGTTATCTCATTTCTGCATTTAATTAATAGCTCGAGTAGTAAAAGCCCACCCCCTTCAAGAAAAGCTTTGATTTTCCCCAGTCATGAAAGCCCTTGTTTCAAATTCTTTAATCTCTGAACCCAGTATCATAAGAATTTTCCTCTTTTGATAACATCTGTACTTTCATATTCTGCTCACTATCAAATGTATTGTTAACTCTTAGTAAGTTTGAAAATGAAGGGGTTTTATCTGCACTTGACATTGAACCTTGAAGTACTTTAAGTACTCCAAGGGAAAAATTAAAGTGGAAGTTTCTTGGGATCTTGTTtagaaaaaactataaataaaaaattgatgctaccaaaaaaaaaaaaagaaattatgatgtaatcaaatatattaggttttttaaaaagtcaggttttaaaagatattttctgtGATACTTTTCTCATTTCTAGGCAGATCATTCaaattttcacataatttttgcaaaaaaaagGCCTATCTTCAGGTTTACaggctattttgaattttttgttaaTGCAGCATTCATTAATCTACAGATATCCAACAGGTTTTCAAATACCAGCTATAATTTGAGCGTTTTATCTCTTAAgcagttgatttaaaaaaaaaaaactaccaaagcACTTATTTGTCTGTGTAAAAGGTTTAGTCTAATCAATGTTTCCGCCATCAGACAAGGTTGACCAATGAAGAGTAAAGTACTAAATAGCCATTCGATAGTATTTCTCTTGAATACTAACTTAATATGTGCTCAAATATTCTAAATGTTTTGAAATTTGTTTACTTAAAACACACATTtacataaaatgcatttttttataaTTACTTGATTTTCAGATTTCACAATTTACAAAGTAAAACTTCTAGATAGGGTAAAATACTTCCATTAGTTTGTTACCAGTGACATGTATCCGAATTACCTGTGGCAAATCCACAGagatctgcagcaacctcaacttttgcctccttggaagaaagaatttaactgcggggcataaggcagaaggagcaATGGAGGCAAATTTGAgtaggagtgaaagtttattagaaAGCTTTAGAACagtaaggaaaggaaagaaaagaaggaaagtacaACTTACAAGAGGGCCAAGCGGGTGACTTGAGAAACCAATTGTGCAGCTTGACctcttgacttggggttttacatGTTGGCATACTTCCAAGATCTTCCATTACTTCTCCCCACTCCTGAAATCTTATTTGGAAACTGCTGATtggtttcaggtgttttctattaggagcctgcctttccctggcactggctgtgaCCCATTATTAGATAATTGGATAATATTTAGATAAACTGTTAACACCTGCccgaccatcacctgatggtcaccaaTACTCCTAGTATGTGTCTGTTTGGAGTGGGGGAAACCTCTCCTGCCCAGCTCATACCTAACTAGCTACCCAATGTAacatgttcatttattttaatctgGTGGTGGCCCAACACTgagtttaaatataataatattccatttccaGAAAACTTAGACAAAACATTTCAGCTTTGAGGACAGATAACagtcaaaataaaaacactttcaaGTCACATActtcaaattagaaaagaaaagcgatcttaaatacagaaatatagTCCAGTCCCTAATAGAACAGATGCACATGCAAATTACTATTAAACCTTTCCTTTGGTTGATTTACTTTTTGTAGCATTTTCTGGAATGTAAGGAATTGAAGTGAGAGATGCACAATGTTACTGTAGCTTCATTGGTCATCTTTGGTAAACATGGATAAGGATTTCAAGGTGAAAAAAAGGCTGCCAATTGTGGAACAACGTATTTGCTTGTTCTAGTCACTTCTTTATGTTGAATACAATAGggagaataaataaatgtgttattaaaaaatatattaaggttAGATATTACTTCAACACTTTTGGTAATTTAATAATTCAGTCAAAAGTACTGTTGGGAATTTCCAAATTCTGAAGGAACTTTTTTCACAAGACTAGCATTTTTCAAATCTTGTGTAATATTCAAGAAAACTAGTATTTCCTAATGAATATTTCTGACACTGATGATGATGTTAATACATATTTTGCAAGATATT is part of the Symphalangus syndactylus isolate Jambi chromosome 2, NHGRI_mSymSyn1-v2.1_pri, whole genome shotgun sequence genome and harbors:
- the LOC129462804 gene encoding LOW QUALITY PROTEIN: 2',5'-phosphodiesterase 12-like (The sequence of the model RefSeq protein was modified relative to this genomic sequence to represent the inferred CDS: inserted 1 base in 1 codon; substituted 1 base at 1 genomic stop codon), with the translated sequence MWRLPGARAALRVSRTAVEKLSRAEAESQTAEGAMQRAVVRCVPSEPKLSLSFALADGSHKNMQRDQIEPLGRVLSRIATNALKGHAKAAAAKKSRKSRPNANGGAACSGPGPEPAVACEPVVKLYYREEAVAEDVLNVDAWQDGXGDVKYKVERNPPAFTELQLPRYIMAGFPVCPKLSLEFGDPASSLFRWYKEAKPGAAEPEVGVPSSLSPSSPSSWIETDVEERVYTPSNADIGLRLKLHCTPGHGQRFGPRRELESVCVVEAGPGTCTFDHRHLYTKKVTEDALIRTVSHNILADTYAQTEFSRTVLYPYCAPXALELDYRQNLIQKELTSYNADVICLQEVDRAVFSDSLVPALEAFGLEGVFRIKQHEGLATFYRKSKFSLLSQHDISFYEALESDPLHKELLEKLVLYPSAQEKVLQRSSVLQVSVLQSTKDSSKRICVANTHLYWHPKGGYIRLIQMAVALAHIRHVSCDLYPGTPVIYCGDFNSTPSTGMYHFVINGNIPEDHEDWASNGEEERCNMSLTHFFNLKSACGEPAYTNYVGGFHGCLDYIFIDLNALEVEQVIPLPSHEEVTTRQALPSVYHPSDHIALVCDLKWK